Genomic segment of Paenibacillus sp. FSL R5-0912:
CAAATGAAGCCATACTTTCACTCAGACCTTCGGAATCTTCTGCTCCAATTATTTCAATCTCCCTTATTGTTAACGTGATTTTTTCATCAGGATTATTAACTTTTCTATCATATATGGCGATTAGCAATTCAACCTGCTCAGAAGTCATCTCATAATAATCTCGCCAAGATTCAATTGCATAGTCACTCTTCATTAACTGCCTTTCTATTAAATAACCACCACATTGAACTAGTTTGACAATATTATCAATTGAAGTAAATGTATCATTATCACCCCAAAATGCAGTTGTAATAGATGGGAAGGCTGTACCATTTTCACCTTCTTTAAGAAGGTATTCTAAAGTTTCATTTTTAGCTATCTCAAGAACTTCCTTTGGTGCATCTATAAAAAAATCAATTGCTTTAGAGATATCTGTTCGTGTAACGTTGTCATTTCGAAATGCCCCAACTAAATATTTATCTATGAAGGAAATAGTGCCTCTTCCTCCCGAACCATCAACAACACTATAGTTTTCTCCATCCCATGAATGCTCGTATGATAATTCTGGATAGTGAGCAACCATTATTGCATGAGCTATAGATGCAAGTATACAACCTCTCCATAGAATGCTTTTATTTAATTGATTATTTAATATTAATGGTTTCATTATGTTTCTCCTTTTCGGTTAAGTTGTTGGTATTGTCTTTCTAAGTTTATCAAAAGTCTTAGGGTAATTTATTGGATTTTTCTCTATTTGCTTTTCTAGATAAAACTTGAGCATTACTATAACTGTTAGAGCCACCTTTATCCCTTGGAATAATATGATCTATTTGCCATTCATTAGGATCAGGTGTAACGCCTTTCTTGCTTTTTTGGGGTTTGGTTAGTAATTCGCTTGTATCATCAGACTTAACAACGCCTCCATTTTTTTTCATATTCTCTTCAATTATCTTTTTCTTTTGAGCCGGAGTAAAATCCTTCCCAGAACCTACATACTTGGAATCTTGAATATGTGAATAAGGTCCATTACCAGATTGAAGAGTGCTTATCTTCTCTGCTTGATGTTTTTTTGGTTTTTGAGGTTTATCTTTAACCGTGTCCGCAATACTATCAAAATCAATTTTACCGTCTTCTTTTGCTACTGCTTTATTGTAGACTTCTTTTCTCTCAGAAGCCTTCAAGCTCTTGATTTTGTCATACTCAGCCTGAGTACTAATTCCTGCTTTTCTTCCATCGAGATTTTCTACTTCTTCTATAGTACCGTCAGCCAGCAGCACCCAAGGATTAACCTCGCCGTATAGACGGATATGCTTACCTTTGCGCACCAGCTTGAACTTCTTAAACTTGAACTTCTGCAGAATCCGGCCAACCAGATCCTGGAGCTTTTTGGCCCCCTTCATGAGCCCTTTCTTCAGGCTCTTGATCACGATTTTACCATTACGGATAATCATGCTGCCGGTCTTGGAGACCAGGTTGGCTCCGCTTTTCAAAAGGCCCTTGATGCCCTTGGTTCCTGCTCCGGCTGCTGCCTTCACACCTTTTTTGGCTGTTGAGGTGCTGCCCTTCTTAAGGGCTGTGCCCGCCTTATTGAGCCCTTTGCCAAGTCCCTTCATCCCAAGCGCCATGGCTAGCTCGACCAACCCCATAGCCATGGCCGTTGCCAGTGCGATAGCAGCAGGTTCAATCATCTTCTGCCAGCCCTGAACCAGGTAAGTGCCCACCTGCACGGAGGCTTGCGCTAAGGTCTGCGCGACAGAAACAATGGCCTGAGCTTCCATCAGAACAGTGATCGCATTAATAATGGGGCCAATCAGAACGGAAATAGATCCACCAGTGATGACTAGAGCAGCGCCAACGGTAACCAATATTCCCGCTACGGCTGCCAGGAGCTGTAATCCATGGGCCTTCATCCATTTTATTACAAATGATTTAATCTGGTCAAACAACATTTTCGCATTGTTCGCACGAAGCTTCGCACCGTCGGCAATTTTCCCGCCAAGGCTTTGATTCTCTTTTCCGGTGTCGAATTCTGCCAGGATGCTGTCCATCGTAGCCGGGTCGCGGCTGCCTGAGAGCTCCTTGGTTTCCCCGTCCTTGAGATTCGCTTCCTGCACCAGCGCCGGGTCCATCTCGCCTTCTTCCACCGACTCCATCTCGATATCTTCTGCGGTAAGCTTCTCTTCTGCAGCCGGACCCGCTTCTTCTACCGCTTCGCCTTCTGCCGCTGCGGCCCCCATAGGCTTGGAGATGTCTACACCGAGCAGATATTCCCACATCTTGCCTTCCAGGTGGCTGAGCGAACGCTTCGCCGCCTTGCCGAGCGCCCCAATCCGGGCAAGCACATCAAGAAAAGTGGCAATGAACAGGTTGCCTAACGTGGAGATCAGCTTGGTATAGAAGTTCTGTACCGCTGCCAGTGCCTGATCCACCTTGGCGGCCAGGAAGTCCATGACCTGAGTGACTTTTGTTTTGAGCTTTTGCGCCAGTTGATTGACGGCCTTAATGGCCTTGTCGACGACTCCGTCAATTTTGCTGCATATTTTGGCGGCTATACCAGGGAACTTGGCAAAGACAACCGACACCAGCTTTTTAAGCAGCGCACCCAGCCCCTTGATCAGGGTGGTAATCAGCTTGCGGCCCAGTTCAATAATACCCAGCACGGCCTGTTTGGCTTTTTAGAAAATAAAAAACCTTGAAAGTTATTAACCAACAAGGTTTTTAGAATAAATACTATTTAATCCATAAGTATTATCTTGATTCAATTGAGGTTCAAGCATTAATCACTGTTTATTGTAGTTGCTCAATTCTTCTTCCCAGAAACTTCCTTGAATAAGCGAATCAGAATCTATCTTCTCATATATGTTAGCAATCCAAGATAACGAATCTTTTGTTGCATTTCTTTCAAGAAATGCCTTTTTTCCATTTACATCTTTTATCTTTTCAATAAAATCAACTAAAACTATCCTGCCCAATGTTAGCATCCGAACCGTATAATTCGAAGTGTCTTTCCTTCGTAAGGATAGTTAAAATATCATTTTCCTACAATATTTTTTGAACACCATCCTTATTTTATCAACAGCGCATAATTAAGTAGCCAAAATACATATTAACGGTTAGCTGGTACGACTAACCGTTAATGGAATCTACCGACTAATCTTTTAGTAAATCATCATCTAACCATATTTCTACATCCCCAATATCTCCACTTTCAATAGTATCCTGACTGATATTCATATTAATCAAAAATTCTATAAATCCATTTGCCGCACAATACATATTATCCCAATAATTGTCTATATCATTTATTCCTGAATCTTTTCCAAGAATTAATTTAGCCGTAAATTCATTTTCATGGTTCCAGAAATAAATCTTACCAATTGTAGCGTCCTTTACTCCTAAGCAAATTAAATTCCCACCTGGACATTCACCAATAGGGATTAAATTATGGGGTATCCTTTCCTCATAACTCTCTATTTGTTCGGAGAGGCCATCGAGTCCATAGAAACCATCAAAGTATTGTTGTCCATCACTTTTAGTCAATGGTGATGCTTCAACAGGTTTGAAAACTATCATATTGTCAAAAAACACTTCATCGAAACTCAACAGAAATTCTTTATACTCTTCTGGAAAAGTGAAAGCATACCTCTTCTCAAACTCTAATAAAGCTTGACTTCTTGAATTATCAGTAATAATACTAGACTTTTCGACACCTAATTTAGTTAGTAAATTAATTATTTCGTTTCTAATGCTGCTTTCCAATTTAGTAACCTCCTCTTAAATCTGATGCTGAACCTACGTGTGGAATATGCTTATGCAGTTTGGTAGGTATCAATTCAATAGTATCGTGATCCAAATGATGGGGAGTCAAGCCTTCTTTTCTCAACCAGTTTTTAGCCTGGGTTCCACTACTGAAACCTTTGCTTTTCATAAGGCTTTCATATACTAATTTGAAATCATTATCTGAACCATCAAGTTGTCCTGGCTTAAACTTCAACTTTCCTCTAGACCAAGGAGAAAAAACAGGTCTATTGTTGTTAAATTCCACTGGGCTGCCACCAGTAACGCTTAAAGCATCACTGTTATCAGAATACCATTTTCCATTACCCGGTTCTCCTTCCCATTTTCCATTCGTTCTTGGCAACCTAGTTAGTGGATTCTCTAGATCCTGAAGATCATCAAAATTTATCTTACTCTTATCTCCGTCTGCATTCTTAGCGATATATGCTCGCTCTTTATTTTTCAGTGTACTGATTTTTTCATACTCTGCATCACTTAAAGAAATCGGTTTCTTCCCTTTAAGCTCAAGCTTCTCCAATTGTTTCTCATTGACGTCCTTCATCTTTCCGTCAATCAGCAGCACCCAAGGATTAACCTCGCCATATAGACGGATATGCTTACCCTTGCGCACCAGCTTGAACTTCTTGAACTTGAACTTCTGCAGAATCCGGTCAACCAGACCCTGGAGCTTTTTGGCCCCCTTCATGAACCCCTTTTGCAGGCTCTTGATCACGATTTTACCATTACGTATAATCATGCTGCCGCTCTTGGAAGCAAGCTTGGCTCCGGATTTCAGCAAGCTCTTGATGCCCTTAGCTCCTGCACCTGCTCTATATTTTCTCGTTCATATTTAAAATGCGTTTTGGGAAGGGATTTCAAGAAGAAAAGGAAGATAAAACAGGCTAGTCCGATGATTATGCTCCGGACTGGCCTGTTTATTAACTATCTTTTTGAAAATACTTATTTTATCTGAAGACTCGGTGTTACACATATCCGCTCATTATCACTTCAATACCAATATTGTCTACTAGAAGATCTCTAAGGGTAGGTGCTACTTTCACAGCATCATTAATATCCAAGTCACCAAACCCTACCATATACAAACCCAAACCACCTTCTCCTTCCAAATATATAATCACATTACCTCCTTCATCATCTCCGATCGCAAGTGATCTTGGAATATATTTTTGTATATGATAAGCTTCGTTCATCTCAATGCAATCCACCGGACCCCATATTCGGATATACATTTTTTCTTTCACTTTAATTTCTACTTCGGTAGCGATACTTATAAATTCAATATAGTCAAAAGGAACCTCAATAGTGGAATAATTAAGAAGTTTGCTGATTTCTTCCTTTTCTGCAGGAGATTCTCTGCTATCTATTGAATACATTGAACTTATTTCCTCAAAAATACTCATCTAGATCAATCCTTTCGAAAGGTACTTTAAGCTTTTCCAACATTTTATATTGCTGTTCCATTACCTTTTCTATTGTTTCTCTAGTGAATCCCGCAGCTTTAAAATCCTTTAAAGTATTTTGCAGCTCTTGTTGCAGAGTTGTGCTCCACTTTCCCAGTTTTTCAGCAACTCTTGCATCTCTTCTCTCATTTTGTCTATTTGTGATCTCAGTATGCGGTAATTTTTTATTGGTTTCTATAGTTACTGTGGGCGCTTTGTTATACTTATAGCCATACTGCTCTAGGTTCTCTTTTGCCCATAATCCTTGTAAGCCATGATGTGATTCCAGTTTACCGCCATTCGGTCCCCTTCCTCTTGGTCTTGGTAGAGCTTCTTCATGTGTTTTATTAAATAATATAAAATTAGTTTCTTTTAAGTTTTCAAAATTAATCTTACTTTTATCTCCATCTGCCATCTTGGAGATAGTTTTCAGCTCTTCTTCTTTTAGTTTTTTAAGTTCACTATATTCGGCATCGCTGAGTCTGATAGGTTTCTTTCCAGCATCTTCAAGCTGCTTCAACTTTTGTTGGTCGACGTCCTTCATCTTTCCGTCGATCAGCAGCACCCAAGGATTAACCTCGCCATATAGACGGATATGCTTACCCTTGCGCTCCAGCTTGAACTTCTTGAACTTCTGCAGAATCCTGTCAACCAGACCCTGGAGCTTTTTGGCCCCCTTCATGAGCCCCTTTTGCAGGCTCTTGATCACGATTTTACCATTACGGATAATCATGCTGCCGCTCTTGGAAGCAAGCTTGGCTCCGGATTTCAGCAAGCTCTTGATGCCCTTAGCTCCTGCACCTGCTGCGTTCTTGACTCCCGTAGCCGCGGCTCCGATCCCCTTCTTCGCAGCTTTTCCGGCCTTATTGAGCCCTGCTCCGATGGCCTTGAAGCCCAGCTCCATAGCCAGCTCAACGAGTCCCATCGCAAGCGCGGTTGCGAGCGCAATGGCCGCAGGCTCAATCATCTTCTGCCAGCCCTGGCTCAGATAGGTGCCGATATAACCGGAGGCTTGGACAAGAGTCTCGGCGACGGACTTAATCGCATCTGCTTGCAGGTACACGGTGATCATGTTGATAATCATCGGAAGTGCCGCCGTGATCGCTCCGCCGGTAACAATCTCCGCTACTACAACTCCAGCCAATATACCGATGACTGCAGCCAAAAGCTTCAATCCGTTACTCTTCATCCATTTTATTACAAATGATTTAATCTGGTCAAACAAGTTTGCGCGCCAGCTGATCAATAGCCTTGTCGACGACTCCGTCAAATTTTTCGCTGCATATTTTGGCGGTTATGCCAGGGAACTTGGCAAATACAACCGACACCAGCTTTTTTTAAGCAGCGCGCCCAGCCCTTTGATTTGATTATTGATCACTTTGCGGTCCTGTTTAGTAATACCCAGCAAAACCAGTTAGGCTTTTAGAGAATAGAAAAACCTTGAAAGTTATTAGCCAACAAGGTTTTTGAATAAATACTATTTAATTCTCATAAGTATTATGTTGATATAATTGGTGGTTCAAAGCATTTATCACAGTTTATTGTAATTGCTCAATTCTTCTTCCCAGAAACTTCCTTGAATAAGCGAATCAGAATCTATTTTCTCAAGTCTGTTAGCAATCCAAGCTAACAAATCTTGTGTTGCATTTCTTTCAAGAAATGCCTTTTTCCCATTTACATCTTTTATCTTTTCAATAAAATCAACATATGCAATCATTGATTCTGCCAACTGCGAAATCGAGGAATTTATAAATATCTCCTCATTATCGTTTTCATTATCAAAATATAAAACCTCGTCGTTCTCCTCATCGATACATATAGGATCTCCGTTACCAGTAAATCCAACATATATGAACTTTGAATATTCTTCTTCAGCATTCTCATATTTTTCAGTCAACCTTACTCCACCACCGTTAGCAGAAGATTCGAAAGTTAGAAATGGGGGAGAGGAGTCTGGCAAACCTGCTTTACTCAAAAAATCCTTAGTTTCCCTTGATAATGAAAACAACTCTATAATTTTTTCATCAAAGCTAACTAGCCCATAGGTTTCCTTTTTCCATTTATCCAAAAAATCTTTTGCTGTAATCATTTATGCACCTCCGCTAGGCTTATTATATTTTCATTTCCTCTTTTTTGGCAATTTCCGAGTTGATGTTGACTGTGAACCAGATGTAAATACTCTACCAATTTCAGACAAAGGGTCATTACCTCTTATATTATTCATTTTCTCAAAATTGTGTATACCACCAAACCCTTTATGCAACGATTGCGGAACAGCTGCGGCTTGTCCGCCTCCACCAATATGATGATGAATAAGCTTATCACCTTTATAATCTTTATATTGAGGAAAATGTTTAATAAATTCATCGTCTACTAATGGTACTAATCCATCTTGAATTCTATCAACATTCTCTTTGCTTAGAACTTCAGGATATTTTTCTAGAATTTCATTAAAATGTTTTGAAGCATCTCGTTCCCAGCCTGCCGAATTTGTTCCACTCTTTCCTTTTCCTTTATAATTCATTTCTGAAACAAGTTTAGGATCCGCTCTGTATTCAATCGGAATTTTCTCAACATCGACATCACGGTATGCTCTGATGTTGCTATAGTCAATCTTGTTGACCGTTTCTCTTGGAAGATTCCCTGTACTGTTAATACTATCAAAATCAATTTTACCGTCTTTTTTAGCTACTGCAGAATTATAAACATCTATTCTCTCAGAAGTATTCAAACCGCTAAGTTTGTCCAACTCAGCCTTAGTACTAATCCCTGCTTTTCTCCCATCGAGATTTTCTACTTCTTCTATAGTACCGTCAGCCAGCAGCACCCAAGGATTAACCTCGCCATATAGACGGATATGCTTACCCTTGCGCTCCAGCTTGAACTTCTTGAACTTGAACTTCTGCAGAATCCGGTCAACCAGACCCTGGAGCTTTTTGGCCCCCTTCATGAGCCCCTTTTGCAGGCTCTTGATCACGATTTTACCATTACGGATCATCATGCTGCCGCTCTTGGAAGCAAGCTTGGCTCCGGATTTCAGCAAGCTCTTGATGCCCTTAGCTCCTGCACCTGCTGCGTTCTTGACTCCCGTAGCCGCGGCTCCGATCCCCTTCTTCGCAGCTTTTCCGGCCTTATTGAGCCCTGCT
This window contains:
- a CDS encoding HNH endonuclease domain-containing protein, whose protein sequence is MLGIIELGRKLITTLIKGLGALLKKLVSVVFAKFPGIAAKICSKIDGVVDKAIKAVNQLAQKLKTKVTQVMDFLAAKVDQALAAVQNFYTKLISTLGNLFIATFLDVLARIGALGKAAKRSLSHLEGKMWEYLLGVDISKPMGAAAAEGEAVEEAGPAAEEKLTAEDIEMESVEEGEMDPALVQEANLKDGETKELSGSRDPATMDSILAEFDTGKENQSLGGKIADGAKLRANNAKMLFDQIKSFVIKWMKAHGLQLLAAVAGILVTVGAALVITGGSISVLIGPIINAITVLMEAQAIVSVAQTLAQASVQVGTYLVQGWQKMIEPAAIALATAMAMGLVELAMALGMKGLGKGLNKAGTALKKGSTSTAKKGVKAAAGAGTKGIKGLLKSGANLVSKTGSMIIRNGKIVIKSLKKGLMKGAKKLQDLVGRILQKFKFKKFKLVRKGKHIRLYGEVNPWVLLADGTIEEVENLDGRKAGISTQAEYDKIKSLKASERKEVYNKAVAKEDGKIDFDSIADTVKDKPQKPKKHQAEKISTLQSGNGPYSHIQDSKYVGSGKDFTPAQKKKIIEENMKKNGGVVKSDDTSELLTKPQKSKKGVTPDPNEWQIDHIIPRDKGGSNSYSNAQVLSRKANREKSNKLP
- a CDS encoding SUKH-4 family immunity protein — translated: MITAKDFLDKWKKETYGLVSFDEKIIELFSLSRETKDFLSKAGLPDSSPPFLTFESSANGGGVRLTEKYENAEEEYSKFIYVGFTGNGDPICIDEENDEVLYFDNENDNEEIFINSSISQLAESMIAYVDFIEKIKDVNGKKAFLERNATQDLLAWIANRLEKIDSDSLIQGSFWEEELSNYNKL
- a CDS encoding SMI1/KNR4 family protein, which translates into the protein MESSIRNEIINLLTKLGVEKSSIITDNSRSQALLEFEKRYAFTFPEEYKEFLLSFDEVFFDNMIVFKPVEASPLTKSDGQQYFDGFYGLDGLSEQIESYEERIPHNLIPIGECPGGNLICLGVKDATIGKIYFWNHENEFTAKLILGKDSGINDIDNYWDNMYCAANGFIEFLINMNISQDTIESGDIGDVEIWLDDDLLKD
- a CDS encoding SMI1/KNR4 family protein; amino-acid sequence: MSIFEEISSMYSIDSRESPAEKEEISKLLNYSTIEVPFDYIEFISIATEVEIKVKEKMYIRIWGPVDCIEMNEAYHIQKYIPRSLAIGDDEGGNVIIYLEGEGGLGLYMVGFGDLDINDAVKVAPTLRDLLVDNIGIEVIMSGYV
- a CDS encoding HNH endonuclease; its protein translation is MLKSGAKLASKSGSMIIRNGKIVIKSLQKGFMKGAKKLQGLVDRILQKFKFKKFKLVRKGKHIRLYGEVNPWVLLIDGKMKDVNEKQLEKLELKGKKPISLSDAEYEKISTLKNKERAYIAKNADGDKSKINFDDLQDLENPLTRLPRTNGKWEGEPGNGKWYSDNSDALSVTGGSPVEFNNNRPVFSPWSRGKLKFKPGQLDGSDNDFKLVYESLMKSKGFSSGTQAKNWLRKEGLTPHHLDHDTIELIPTKLHKHIPHVGSASDLRGGY